In Anas acuta chromosome 6, bAnaAcu1.1, whole genome shotgun sequence, the following are encoded in one genomic region:
- the RPE gene encoding ribulose-phosphate 3-epimerase isoform X2, whose product MHMMVARPEQWVQPMAVAGANQYTFHLEAADNPGALIKDIRENGMKVGLAIKPGTSVEQLAPWANQIDMALVMTVEPGFGGQKFMEDMMPKVQWLRTQFPSLDIEVDGGVGPDTIHKCAEAGANMIVSGSAIMRSADPRSVINLLRNVCSEAAQKRCLDR is encoded by the exons ATGCACATGATGGTGGCCAGGCCCGAGCAGTGGGTGCAGCCGATGGCGGTGGCGGGCGCCAACCAGTACACCTTCCACCTGGAGGCCGCGGACAACCCGGGCGCGCTCATCAAGGACATCCGCGAGAACGGCATGAAG GTGGGCCTGGCCATCAAGCCCGGCACGTCGGTGGAGCAGCTGGCGCCATGGGCCAACCAGATCGACATGGCGCTGGTGATGACGGTGGAGCCGGGCTTCGGAGGGCAGAAATTCATGGAAGACATGATGCCAAAG GTTCAGTGGCTGAGGACGCAGTTCCCATCGCTGGATATCGAAGTGGACGGAGGAGTCGGGCCTGACACCATCCACAAGTGCGCAGAG GCAGGTGCAAATATGATTGTATCTGGCAGTGCTATTATGAGGAGCGCAGATCCGAGATCTGTGATCAACCTTCTAAGGAACGTGTGTTCAGAAGCTGCTCAAAAGCGGTGTCTGGATCGATGA